The sequence tactaagctcgagaacaatcttgcttttcagggcaagacgatatgatcaatagagcaagaatttgaaataatcctaactcatcgatcgaggagtgaaccaggagaatggactaggtagcacgatcaatcttagaatgatgattcaataaccaacacactaagaataaaattattgtcttttaactacccagcaacgaggttgctaggcgtattgatttcacgcatcacaattcatttgtcggtattccggttgcatcaacacgaagaccgaggaatgactaatgacgacaagaagtatcactgtaccaggagttcataggatggtgtgcaattcctataacaatcccgatttaaagatggtaatactccaaggtagaacaggaacaaagctggattagcaatttgatctgcggagcacaacttctttgacccaatcctggatatggaagaggtactggagtttgtttctcctagtcatcccggaatggaatggcttgacagaccacaagagtcataggcatcgatgaacgaacgcacgcatactcttgactatcaattgatagacgagggtcagaatgcaactaaagagaacagctcaaaggaacatataactttctgagttgtggatgcatagattagtatgtcgaaccaagttcaacatatttcttccggataacccatgcagaaaggtagaactggcagagtcacgatttatgagtggagatctcctcaagagtactctaattgtgatctttttttgatccaataaacatctgccataagtagttcatggtatttggaagaagaagataccacggacttcaaggactatcgcaaaggttactaatatcctaaaggcactagcaattgctatcaacatgaagtaggtagagtgaatctcgggttcaaaacccagggatagaatacctactactaagtagcatcacgggatgctttcgagaatgatggccagaatcatcacactgggaacacaaatcatggctaaattactagatgatcccctaagacacctagggtcataataataactccaacataatgtcaaggcaatagaatacctcaactcactgattagtgtgattgagctggcataaggagcatcgaaaccaggagggaaaggatttgcaaatgcatcagactatttagaaacctggaatgactcggacagcataacggctgtaaatgctcagaaaagatttgagacattcacaaaaatggtggcataaccactcagaagcacaatatcaaggtttggagatcaacaattaacatacagaagatagtaggagctgaactgaggcttgaatcaacaatcttataagtctacggattagtaacacgtgatcctaatggaaagaagagatagcctagttcttaatccccgtagaagagaagatgatgactcagatcagaaggccatgaggtataaggagtaaaaagagccttacgttccatcccacaatcaattcccttatataactaaagcatttctagactcaacttcgaccagtttggcttggtaatcctacaggcagtcaagctctgataccaacgctgtcaggaccccgactcgatgtcacatcgatctagccggtaacacctcatatcactttgcggcctcacgcacggtatccccacgggtgtcgccttacctttgcccgggaccgtttgcgccttttggctcacgtatatgatagtgtcgctagcatccatatgataaggagcccgggctgacatgactagtcgtaaacccaaagtggcacagacttacagggacaggcatccatgacccagcttcgaacgtgtcggtcatcagcaagtgggtccgggctgtagcactgggctagcaggactccggtaaaccgggctgtagcgggctaacaggactccggtactcaaagcgtgacatttccccgaagggacagacacaggaacgaagaaggacacatgccggccagcctaagtgttccggagcagtagcaagctaccatggctcagtggaaacactaggagacatttcccggtaagagaggctactaaagataaacaactagatggtcagatcccacacataccaagcatttcaataacatacacacaatatgctcaatatgtgcaaatacaacatggcatcacaacatgtctctacgactcaagtaattattcattaggctccgaggagcgagacattacaaacatgggtctcacgacccaacaatcagagcatacaagtcaaagcacaagcggaagctatcatgtctgagtacagacatctataaatgaaaaaggctgagaagcctgactatctatcagatcctgccgagggcacaagatcgtagctgaggtatcaagctaaacgtcgaagtccaagcggaactactagtgagactgaagtctctctgcaaaaacataaaataggcaaacgtgagtacaaatgtacccagcaagacttacatcagatctatctacatatgcatcattatcaacaaaggggatggtagggtttgactgcagcaagccagctttgactcggtggctatcctgaactacgactgcaagcgactcttttgaggtggcgcacacgagtccacatattcaccaaccaatacaccactatggatccgctcccgtctccctacgagaacgccatccatagcactcacgcttatcttgcgtattttagagtatccactttcacttgtctatgaactgatataaggggtccacgtttccatatccgaggaatccggctattcgaatagatgatgttaaccctgcaggggtgtacttcttcacacacgctcccgccacttaccgccctgtacacgtcatgtacctcggcaaccttcaagcggaagccgggcgagggagtcggccacgacctgactaaccgaacaagtctctagtccaggtttatcgcctattcgggttccatccgcaaggagatccggccggggtgtcgctcacggccccaaacgatgtgtgcagggttcccaagcccaccaaccgggtgccacttggtacaccgtgccacggtgcctagtctgtcccaagcccacctgtaccgggtgccacttggtagactactaacactacctacaaacaccagaaactagttgcaactcctggacagagatcatgttgattaataagtcgagaggggcacttaagcattccaatgtgtggtagtagctggtcatggatcacaaacacagaactcagttcctaaggacggctgcaatgagacaacccaccatgtactcctacatggcctctcaccgctacctttaccaaaacgtgttcacacacttagctcacacacatggggacatgttcacacgcctctgattcatccccgatgaatcagacctgactcaactctaagcagtagcaggcatgacaaacaagcatgtatgagtaggcacatcagggctcaaacaactcctactcatgctagtgggtttcatctatttactgtggaatgacaggtcatgcaaaggataaaggggttcagctaccgcagcaagtaacagatgaatcgatgttgtcctaatgcagtaaaagagagcaggagcgagagagtaggattgtatcggaatgaacaagggggttttgcttgcctggcacttctgaagataacattgagtcttcatcagtgtcaacgatcacgtcatcggtatcacgtctatcgagaggggacaaataccggcaacacagaaaggaacacaatcaatgcaatgcacaatatgatgcatgatcatgacatggcaaaatgaatgtgttttgggctaatgcaactagcaacagattaaatgaagttggtttgaatacaagattcaaattcaaactccatatgtgattatttaaatgccctttatatgatttgtgctaaacagcacctataagttgttctaacatgcatgaaaatggtacagatggattccttgaatttttctgataatttttcatatataaattatttaatttggagttacggttgaatttctatgatttattgaagttttagctattttctggaatttcctgattatttttaaatccagaaaatacttattgcgtcagccccacgtcacagtgacgtcagcaggtcaacagggctggctcgggtcaaacctgacgtgtggggtccacacgtcagtgacacaggggctaatcccgcgttgacccgggctttgacccactacggggcccactgtcagtggctgtggggggggtgtttaggcgtcattagtgctaattaggcgtgccacgtcggcagtcgccggagttcggccggcgacgaccaaaactgcggcgggagctcgccggagtggcgctgcgaggggttttgggccaagccaagggcaccagagggtagcccgtgcccgtgcgcatctaggggggccaacgggaggtgcgggggtggccggggttcgccggaatggagcccgaggcggcggccggagctcgggtgggtgcggggttagcgctgcggcttgcaaacgagctagctgccacgctagcgttgctccacgggtcgttgcgagtgcaacggacgcacgcgcggggccatttggtcaccggggcttcgccggcgacgagtccgtgcggcggagcgtctcggctccggtagagggggcggctagagctcgaaatcgggcttggggttagggggaaacgaagcagggactcacggggatcgtgcagggagggtcagcgagctcggggaagcgacgatggtggcgaattgacggtgaagatcctcggcggccggcgatggaaacggcgatgccggcggcgttgtggcgcgtccgtagggccgtggttcggtggggaggaaggaggggtcgagggggagctcctgggcgcatcggcgaggctaggggtggccggtggccacggggaagctcgtcggcggcggcgggtgtgttcggtggctgcgcgcgagagagccagaggaggagaggagctcggggagagagtgagaggcctggggggggggtgcgtggcgtcgcggacggggtccagggcgacgagaggaagcaggaggtggccagggggaagcaggaggtggccgaggcagcgtcggcgcgcgccacgcctcgcctctgttcgtcctcctggcagaggaggaagaggacaagggggaggaggtgggctgggccggctgggggagctgggccagatggggcgctaggtggggctgcaggtaaggccaggtgggcttgctcttttttattttttttttgttctctgttctgttttaactctgttttctattttgcaggtttgttttgaatttggttttgaaaccaattcaatttattttgcttctgacaatatttttaggagctaaaggaattaaaacaatgctccacaaaaatatttcagaattattggacctatatttatttaacagtagatataagtccaattcaaatagctatgatttaaattcaaagtcccaaaaataaatccttaaaaatgttcaatattttggttgggaccagaacccttatcaaaaattatcaaacatttaagaagagccatttggagcaatgaataagatttctagggtttttgcccctcttttatttagggttttgaggcttccaatattcctcaattcaagtttcaaaaatatggacatgatgcacacatgaagctaacctagagcaaagcctgaagctagggatgtgacaccgacAACGAGCGGGTGGTGCCTCGGGATGTGCGTGGTGCCGATCACAACGGGGACGGGGGGACCCCGGGTCGAGGCGGCGACTCCGCTTCTGGAGGTTGGTGTCGTCGCGAAGGAGCGGCCGTGCGGGAGGACCGGAGGAGGTGGGGACTGGGGAGCGGAGTGTAGAGAGGCCGGCGGCGGAGACGTCTGGACGCAACGTGCTGCCCCTCATCTCTTCCCtcgtgcggcggctagggtttgcggaGGAAGGGTGTGCGTTGCCTCGCTCCGTCGCTCGTGGGTTTTTTCTCGTTGGTTTTCTTTCGTAGGTTTTTTTCGACTTGCAGGCCTCGCTCGCTACCTGAGGCATCGCTACCTCCACGGAGGGGGGGGGCATCACTCGACGGTCCAGGAGAAAATCGTtgggaggtgggaggtgggaggaggtaccaaaatagGATCCAAAAAAAACCGggcgaggtgggacgaaaataaaacccggaatgcgacctaccaactgagacattaggagtagagattgtttCCATTCGGTTCCTTCGACGTGGAGATCATGAATCACGAATAGAATTACATTCTGATCACCACAATTGCGTGTGCGCAGTAGGACACAACTGGGGTATAATAATATCGTACCTTGTGGAGGAGTGAAACAGATCAATGAGTAGCAAATGGGCTTCAAAGATGGACAAAACATATGTTGGAATCGACCACTGGTTGGTCGAAAAAGACATGTTGATTGTCATCAGTATAAGACCCACAGCTACTGTCAAAGATTTGCCAAATCAACCTGAACACCAAATACAGACACTTGACTTGATCAGCAGCAGAGTTATGAATGCAAGTTATCTTAGCACTTGCTTACTGAAGCTAAACTCTATTGCCTGGAGGGAAGAAGAGTTCGTATAGTCATACATGTACAGGGATTATCTTCCAAATCTGCTTGTTTGCATAGACCCAATTAGATTTCCCGGAAGCTCGCACCCAGATTTTGTTATCCACATCGGTTGATCCTTGCATACTACCCCTCACGGTTGATGCGATGAATCTGAGACCTAGTATGCAATTACAATGGGTGGAATCATTTAAATTACTTGTTTCACATATGACGCAAAGTGCTAAATATCAAAACATACCGGCATCATGCTTATATAAAACGACAAGTAAATCACACGAGTACGTAGGACTGTAGGAGGTACCTAAAACAACTAGTAAATCACACAAGTATCCTTTAATGACACAGGAGGTGGTACCATAACTACGACGTGAGAGTTATGGTCATCTTAATTCACATCGGAAAAATGACCAAATATCTCTACTTCAGTGAAGATGCAATCCTACGTATAATCTAGAGTTATGGTCACTGTCGTACAATGGTGCAATTATGTACTCCACTAACTACCACTTCATTAATAGAGTTACAGTTTTTATTCAGTAAAATATTGGTTGTACTAAAAAGGAGTAATCAATAAAAATAAAGATTAATCCCACTCCTAGCAGAGCTAAAAGAGAGTAAATTCAGAAATATCAACTTATAATGCACAATTTATCACGGATCCATCCTAAATGGCCATCTAATAAGCAACATATGTTTGCCCAAACTTTATGTTGCAACGTCCCAAATTGCCATTATATAGTACCAATAATGAGGGATGAGAAAATAAAGAATGAAGTCATGGAAATACCTCAAGTAAATAATCCAAAATATTATTCTGTATTCCTTCTCGAGAAACTGGCTTCTTCTTCaattaaaaataataatcataTTTCTTATTCAGTTGGAGCTTTCGCGATAGTAGAACTTTCTTCAGGATTATTTTTAGAGATGTACGGACTTTCTTTATCTACAGATTAATAGGCTGAAACACCAACACCATGATTTTCAGACCCTACCAACTCTATAATTCTATAAGATCCAATACCTGCTAGATTGTTCCACAACACCAATGTCCAAGTCAATACCATATATTATCCACTGAAATGTCTGATTTAATATCATATGCAAAATCATTAGAGCAATGTGCTCTCCTTTACCCATATTGTGTACCACAGAACATTATGAACATTAGGGGAGGATTAGCCTGTAGCTATTTTAGATCGTGCACCAAATACTTAGAACAAGGTTGAAATCCGCAAGAGTCGTATAGAAATTTCTGCAATCAATATCATACCTGATCCATGTACGGCAGCCTCTAAATAAGCAACATAAGTCCACAGTCCATAAGTATGTAGGCTACGCTCCAATTTGATGTATCATGCAATTTTGCAATACTCGGATAGTTTTGTAAAGCATACAGATACTGCATTGGAGGGCTATAAGCTTCATTAATCAGAAAATATGTAGACCGCAGCTGAGATCGTAACTAAGTGACACAACACATGGTACGATAGCTAAAGGAGAGGCTATCAATTGTCATTTTTTTGCACTGATGTGCCAGTAGGAAAAACACCATTGATTTGATTTGATGTGTGAAGTCACCTGTCGACTCGGCTTGCCATTGATTCTGCGCCTATTCCCTGGCTTCTTGAAATAAAATTTCCCAGCGTTGGATCAGTTCAAAGAAAAGGTAGATAGAAAAACCAACAGAGAGAAGAGCCCATCTGAATGTGATCACTTGCCTTGCCGAGAGCATTGAGCTTCCCTAGCACCAGCACGGGAGAGGCCGACATGGAGGGCCTCCTCTTGGGGGAGGCAGTTGTGCTGCCGACGCCGGCCGTCGGAGACCAGCAAGGAGGGCTCCTTCTCCCTGGGCCTCCTGCTCATGGTACGTGAGCCGTGCAGCTCATCGAGCTCTTCTCCTGCACATATAGTTTAAGCTTCAATTCAAATCAGCTTCAGAAGCTGCAAGACAGAACATGTTCAGTTCAGGTGTGCAGAGTACATACAGGTGGAACCGGCCCTTTGGGATCATGTTCTGTGGAGGAGGAGGTGGGTTGCCCTGTCGGCGACGAAGCTCCAGCCGTGTGTCACCAGCCTGGGCATGATGGTGGTGCTCTTCTTGACCAACGCCGAGCTCCGCGCTGGCGAGGGCCGCTCCTTGACGGGCGTCTTCTCCTCGAAGTTGAGCGCGATGGGCCTGACAACCTTGGGTGATGCGAGCACCCCGGCATTGCCGGCGCCGCTATGCTTCTCGACCCCAGGAGCCCCTCCGCGGCACGGCCTCCTTCTTGGCAGGCTCGGGCGTGCCGACAACGAGCGGGTGGTGCTTCGGGATGTGCGTGGTGCCGACCACGACGGGGACGGGGGGACCCCGGGTCGAGGCGGCGACTCTGCTTCTGGACGGTTGGTGTCGTCGCGGAGGAGCGGCCGTGCGGGAGGACCGGAGGAGGTGGGGACTGAGGAGCGGAGTGTAGAGAGGCCGGCGGTGGAGACGTCTGGACGCAACGTGCTTCCCCTCATCTCTTCCCtcgtgcggcggctagggtttgcggaGGGAGGGTGTGCGTTGCCTCGCTCCGTCGCTCGTGGGTTTTTTCTCGTTGGTTTTCTTTCGTAGGTTTTCTTTCGTAGGTTTTTTTCCGACTTGCAGGCCTCACTCGCTACCTGAGGCATCACTAcctccacgggggggggggggggcatcactCGACGGTCCAGGAGAAAATCGTtgggaggtgggaggtgggaggaggtaccaaaatagGTACCAAAAAAAATCGggcgaggtgggacgaaaataaaacccggaacgcgacctaccaactgagacattaggagtagagataaagaTGACATTTATCAAAAAATATCCAGTGTTTATCTTTTTTACAAACATGGCTCTACCTGCATTACATTTTTTCACTGAGGCCCGTCGGTACCTTCAGCCGTGTAGGGAATTTCAAATAGTAGCGTATGCATATGTACCGCTCACTGCCGACAAATAGGTCATATTAATAATGTAATCAAAAAATTACTATAATCAATATTATTTTTAAGAAAAAACTTTTTTGCGGGCATCATGACAAGGGTTTCTATAGTCGTCCAGTCCCTCTGGCTAGCCAATGGGAGGATAGTGGGAGGACTCGTTGTAGACATTGTCCTCTCCTTGTCATCATCTTCTTCATACGGCGGCTCCAGGCAGGCGCTCGAGCATATCAACCACCCTCTGCCTCCGCGGGGTGTTGCTGAAGCGATGATTGTGCATTGAGGAGGATGAACTACATGATGCCAAACCTGGTGAGGGCCATTCTGACAGATGTGCAAGCAAGATATGCCCGGAGGAGTTCATGGAGGGGGAGAGTCTCACGCTCCTCGCCTGTGATCACTACTAACTCCCCGGTGCATCCAGAGGTGGCTAGTAGCGGAGCTTTGATACTTTTTTTTATAATTGCTTACCACCTATGCTATGTGGTTGGCGTAGAAGAGCTTAGCAAAAGTCTAGCCACTGGATGTGGCTGCTGAAGAGGAATTCATGCCCTATTTGCAAAGAGGCGGCATAGATGGATATACATATACAAATAAATACGGATTTTTTTTGTGCCTCTTCGTTCATTAGTACCACTCAGATTTGCCCTGAGTCTTAAATTTCCCCACTTTCCCTCATCCCTGAGCCACGGCCTCACAAATGACCACACCAGAAAGAATTACTATAACTGACGACTTTCTGTCAATTTATGTCCCTTATGTGGATAATCAAGTTCCCTGACTGCGACGGGCCGAACATGACATTCCCGCCTCGCGTTAAACATCTATAACTAGTTCTCCGCGGGATAACAAAGAACATCTATTGTACTAGTTTTTGCTACTATGAAATTCCGAACAGATGGTGTGTTTTGCGGTATCTCTTTTAGGTACGAGTACGAACCACGCTTTTGCGCGGGCATTTGCCTGGAAATGGAGCGAGCAGATGGATAATAATCTATACGTGATGGCGCCGACTTTAGTTTGCAAACAAAGAAAGCATTACGAAACGCAATCCACTAATAGAGTGCCACGCACATGAATGAAGAAGTCAAAAGCACATGCCCTCAACGTGGCTTGATGCGCACGTACACCCAACGCAAACCCAACTGACCTCATTCTCTATactacatgcacatcctgcaaagtCAAAAGACACAAATTGTTTATGAAGGGTGCGCGCTATCAGATTGTGAGTTCGTGCTTGATATGATGGGTAAATATACGATTCTTAATTTTGTACCACATCCGACGAACGCGTGTAATTTGCATGATTGCATCTTGTGGAGAACAATGGCGGCAAAATGTCATTTTCCAGCGCAGGAGCGGAAGGGGCTTGTCAAGCACTCAATGCTCTGACCGATCTTTCGCCTTCACCGATCATCACGGCTCTCATCTTTGATCGTGAAACCAGCAAGCAGCACATAATTTAATCAAGAACGAACAAGTTGCTCTACTTCGAATTGATCTTCGATCAAACGGTCAAAAAAGCAGCCTGGATCATTCTGCTCAGCTTCTTCAACAAACAAATGTTCACATTTCCACGACAAACAAATGTTTGAAACTTGCAAACAGTGGAGCAAGCATAGGCATCGCCGCCGATGTCTTATCGCCACGAAGAAACTGTGCCGGACCACCGCGAGGAGCCGAACCGGACGGCGGCGCCGTCGCTAGCGCGGGCCGGCAGCATGACGACGCGCGCGGACGCGCTCCACGCGGGGTCCCTCCGCAGCAGCCGCCTGTCCTGCTCCGTCCTCCGCAGCAGCACCTCCTCGGCGCGCTCGCGCAGCCGGCGCGCGTCGGCCACGACGGCCTCGTCCAGCCCCGCCCACTTCCACTCCGGCGGGGACGCCGCGCTCTCCTCCACCCGCTTCAGCACGCAGACGAGCTCCATCGCGTCGGCCAGGCCGAGCGTGTCGATGCGCTCGCCCATCTCCCGGACCCTCGCGGCGATGTTGCGCTCCGCCGTGACGCGGTCCTCCTCGGCGAGCCGGACGGCCTCCCAGATGAGGGCGTGGGCCTGCGGCGCGCAGGACGGGGGCGGCGcctggcggacggcggcggcgacggaggcgaagGCGGCGAGCTCGGAGACGAGGTGCGGGTTGGGGAGCGCGGTGAGGTGCTCGGGGTCGCAGGAGGCGTCCGGCAGGAGGAGGAGCACCTCGAGGAGGCGCGCGGAGAAGCGGACCcaggaggccgccgcgaaggagcGGCCGAGCGGGAAGTCGGCGAGCGCGAGCGGGTTGCGGCCGGAGGCCGGGTGGCGGAGGAGGGCGACGAGGAGCTGGTCGCGGAGGATGAAGGCGCCGCGGGCGAGCAGGACCCTGAGCGCGACGAGGCACTTGAGGGccacggcggcgtcgccgccgCCAGAGGACGCGGCGCGCAGGCGGTCCGTGAAGGCGGACGCGAGCGCCGCGGCGGAGAGGCGCGAGCCGCGGCCGAAGGCGAGGAGCGCGTCCAGGTGGTGCGCGGACGGCGGGGCCGTGGACGGGTGGTGCGCCGTCGCCCGCAGGACCGCGCCCTGCGCGTCGGCGCCGGAGGCCGGGGAGGCGGGCCCCGGGGAGAGGAGCGTGGCCGCGAGCCGCAGGAGCTTGAGGCCCATGGCGATTGGCGCCGCGCGAGGAGGTTGGGATGGAGCTGCGAAGAGGTTGGGGATCGGGGGACGGGAATTGGCAGGAAGCGGTCAGTTTATAATCCTTGCTGGTGGCGGGGTCGCCGTCGGATGCGACGGACGGGGGTATCGTCGCCGTCGGATTGGTTTGACCCGATCAATTTGCTTCTTTGGATGGCCCAGACCAGCGGTACGGAACAGTGCAGTGCATCGTGTGGGAGAAGAAAGAGACGAGTCAACttgtcctcct comes from Triticum aestivum cultivar Chinese Spring chromosome 5B, IWGSC CS RefSeq v2.1, whole genome shotgun sequence and encodes:
- the LOC123116312 gene encoding putative clathrin assembly protein At4g40080 — translated: MGLKLLRLAATLLSPGPASPASGADAQGAVLRATAHHPSTAPPSAHHLDALLAFGRGSRLSAAALASAFTDRLRAASSGGGDAAVALKCLVALRVLLARGAFILRDQLLVALLRHPASGRNPLALADFPLGRSFAAASWVRFSARLLEVLLLLPDASCDPEHLTALPNPHLVSELAAFASVAAAVRQAPPPSCAPQAHALIWEAVRLAEEDRVTAERNIAARVREMGERIDTLGLADAMELVCVLKRVEESAASPPEWKWAGLDEAVVADARRLRERAEEVLLRRTEQDRRLLRRDPAWSASARVVMLPARASDGAAVRFGSSRWSGTVSSWR